One Gossypium hirsutum isolate 1008001.06 chromosome A08, Gossypium_hirsutum_v2.1, whole genome shotgun sequence genomic window, TCATCCTGAAAAAATTCAACGCCAAAAAGAGATCAAGTTGGAACCCACAGCAAAGATGGGGGGATGGAGAAACGCGGTTCAAGAAGCTGCTGCTTCCAAACCGCTGTTTCTGACGATATACACCACCATTATCGTGGGGATAGTGGCGACTTCTTTTTATGTGTTCTCCGCCATTTACTCTCCATCCGCTTCCACCAGCACCCAGTCTATCTCTACTTCTTGGCTTTCCTCCCCTCCTCTCTCCCAGAGTACGCTccttgttctttttttcttttttctttacgcTCCttgttctttttttcctttttctttttttttttaaaaaatttaagcttCTATGTATGTGCAAATGGCCGATCATACGTTATTAGAACAACTGAGTAAACATTGTTTTCGTTATTGGATCCTAATCAAAATGGAATATTGCTAATGGGTTTTTGTTAGTTTGACTTTTTGTTTGTATGTTAGACCCTTTCTTCCCCGAGCTTCTTTTATGGAATTATGTTGCAATTTTGAAGACTTTCTTTGATGCCTTTTATTATGATGTTCTGTTCAGTACATCAACTTCACTCTTTTAGCATTTGCTTTACCATTAGTCAATTACAAGATTTTATTAACTGATGTCCTCAAATGGTAGATGGTGGTTCTAATTTCAGTAACAACATTTCTCTACCAACAGACAAAGCATCACAACCTGGTAGCAACCAGTTGAAAACTATATGGCAGGCTCCGCCTAGTAATTCGAAAATGCCACCTTTGGAGTCCTTTAAATTAACAAAAGAACTGGTTGGAGAAAGGGCGAAAGACAATGTCATTATTGTCACCTTTGGCAACTTTGCGTTTATGGATTTCATCTTGACTTGGGTTAAACACTTGACGGATCTTGATGTTTCTAATCTTCTTGTTGGTAAGTTGTTAAAATCTTCCTGCAGTTAACTGTGCTTAAAAGTGGACAATGAATCGGAATCGTTGTGATTTAGGTGCTATGGACACCAAACTGTTGGAGGCTTTGTATTGGAAAGGTGTTCCAGTATTTGATATGGGTAGCCATATGAGCACAATAGATGTTGGATGGGGCTCTCCTACATTTCATAAAATGGGGAGAGAGAAAGTATTACTTATAAATGCTATACTTCCTTTTGGTTATGAGCTATTGATGTGTGATACAGACATGGTGTGGCTCAAGGTACTCCCTTTCCTATCCAGATCAagtttttctttgttgtttacATGACACTAAGCTATAGTTTGATTGTTTCACTTTTTCTTCCCTTAAATTggataagttttattttattacaatgcTATCATACTGTGGAAGAATATGGATTTTTCTGAttctataagaaaaaaaatttcagtgAGAAATACTAGTTTTTCCTGGCGGTTGCATTTGCTTTGTGTGTACTTTTATTGGCTTGTGTAATGCTTCTTACTCTGCTGTCatcatttctttatattttaaatcatgATCCTTAATGGTCACTTCATACTTGATGTGGCTTGCCCCTTTCCACAGGATCCTCTTCCATATCTTGCTCAGTATCCTGATGCTGATATCTTAACTTCAAGTGACCAAGTTGTGCCAACGGTTGTTGATGACAGATTGGCTGACTGGAAACAAGGTAAAATGTTTCAAGTTGTGGCCCAGAGTAGTATTGTTACTGGAGACCTGCCCTCTTCTTTTCTAGGAGAAGAGAGGAGAAAGGTTGTCAATTGATGTGGCGTTTTAATTTAGCATAACCAACGCTGCCTTTAGATTGTTTTCACCTTCTATGTTAAGTGTTAAACTCTTCATTTATGAAGCAGGGACTGCTCAGTTTGCACTGCAGCCTTAAGCCTCTTTTCCATTTGTTGTTAACACTCAGTGCACTGAATTAGAGAATgtctaatttataaatttatcattttcttctttttactCTTATTACCAGTCTTGTGACTCCTTCGGTCAACTGATTCTATCTTTTCCTTGAACAGTTGGTGCTGCCTACAATATAGGAATTTTCCACTGGCGGCCGACAGAGCCTGCCATAAAACTGGCAAAAGAATGGAAAGACATGCTTTTAGCTGATGACAAGATATGGGATCAGAATGGTTTTAATGAACTTGCACGCAAGCAGACAGGGCCAGCCATTGATGATGATAGTGGACTTTTTTATGCGTTTGATGGAACTCTCAAGCTGGGAATTCTACCAGAAAGTATATTTTGTAGTGGACACACTTATTTTGTTCAGGTAGGATCTGTATGCTTGTTCACGGTGAATTTGATAgtcttatgtttttattttactgatggttgttgaaattccagtttttGCACTTAAATGCCTTTTTGTGTTTATACCCTTGAGCTTTAATTTATCTTGCTTGTACCTGTTAGTAAATAGCAGCATATGTTGTACATTAAGCTTGTCCTAAGCCCTAATGCTATTGGCAGGCCATGTATGAACAACTTAGGCTGGAGCCGTATGCATTGCACACTACATTCCAGTATGGTGGTACTGAAGGGAAGCGTCATCGGCTGCGGGAGGCCATGGTTTTCTATGATCCACCAGAGTACTATGATGCACCAGGTAATCTTGTGCCAGTTATTTTCCAGATGTGATGTTAGGACTTATATTATGATTACAAATGTTCTGTACCAACTATAAAGTATGGAGTATTTTTGTGCCAGCTGTTCTGATATTTGGTTTTAGTACCAATATTATCTCACCAAAGCTGTTTAAGACAGTTTCTGCATCCTGCAGAGCTTCAGTTATATTTATCGATCTGACATGGACATGCTAAAGGCTTTTGCAATTTTTTTCCTTCATGTAGAGATGAATGGGTCATATCTTAAACGGATTATGGCATCAGACATATGTTATGCGATGTGGGCGTTTCAGGTTGAAGGAAATAGTACATATAACATGCAGTTTGGTTACATTATTATCCtccataataatttatttgctttccCTAGGATATATCATTGGTTAAAACTTTGCGGAACAGATGAGTTAGATATGATGATTTGTCCTCCATGCATGAAGTGTATAATTCCACATTTGTACTTGCAATGAAACATCAACTGTTTCACATTTTTTATATCTCTCCTATCATGTTTTATGCCTGTGTTGGTATGATGGGATGCAGGACAGTCTGAAATCGACTATCCTGCGAGTTTTATCAGGGAAACTTAAAAGAGTTCTGTAGTGAAATGAGAACTTTCTTTAACTTTTACCTTTGCCCCCATTTTAAACAAAGGGGCTATCAATTTATCTAGCAAGAAAGATCAAAGTCAATTGAATTTCAGATATCGAAACTTGCTTTGATGTTCACTGAATGTTTTATGCTGCCAGTTAACTTATTGAAGGAATTGTGCAGGAGGATTCTTGTCATTTAAACCTTCTATTCCGAAGAGCTTGTTATTGGATGGGGAGCATAATCTAGAATCACACTTCTCTCTTATTAATTACCAAGTATGAGTGTATTATTTTAGAAGTATAAGCTTCTGCGATTTGAATCCTTTGTATTTATTCTCATAATTTCTGTTGTTGACAATTTTATTCAGATGAAACAAATAAGGTCAGCACTTGCTATCGCTTCATTGTTGAACCGTACACTGGTGAGAACACTATGATCATTCAAAATGATTGTCTCAATAGTTTTCTGTTTACTGTTCTAATGAGTGTCGTGAATATAATTTTTCTCTGTGATGGAAATTGAACCAAGATATTTAAAGTAGTTCTTATGAGAATCTTGGCTTACACCCTTAGAGCATGTGTTTTTAACATGAATTACTTGTGCCTAATGGTAGCAAAAGTAATCAAGGTAAAACATctataaattgaaattttcatCTTATTAAAGAGCCAGTAAAGGGTGCAAGTGATATCACATTGTGTGGGGAAAGTTATCTAATCCATTCAATCTGTAGATTTGGGTATTGGAGTTGGATAAGGTTATGTAATCATCTTTTTAGCTTTTCACTGTGTCAATTTCAGGTTATGCCTCCATTATGGTGCCGATTGGATAGACTATGGTTTTCACATCCTGGAGTTCTGGAGGGGTCAATGACTAGGCAACCTTTTCTCTGCCCTTTAGACCATGTTTTTGAGGTAAATTGTTGATGATTGTAAGACCATTAGACCGTTATTCGTACAACCATGAAACCAATAATCTCTATATCAGAGCACTTCATTTAGCCTCTTTTAAAGTACAACTTAGTGCAAGGATTTTGTGGATTCTTTTATTTTGAGCATGAGACGTTCTAATTCTAAGGAATATGCTATGCACTGTTGTAGGTAAATGTTATGTTGAAAGACCTTCCACAAGAGGAATTCGGCCCTGCAATCAACATCAGAGAGTACTCATTTCTCAACAATCCATTATTACCCCAACAAGTAAATGAAAGTATTAGTGATAGAGAttaatttgtttcttttctttgatctCCTTCGGGGAACTTTAATTTTCAATGTTGTTTCAGGTAAAAGAGTCATggcttgatgttcagctttgtcAAGAAGGAACTGAAGACTGCCATGCATCAAGTAACACAAGTCGACCAGGTCTTTTAAGATTCCCGAAAAACAGTACTGAAGAAATGGTATGGCTGATTCTTCACTTACGTAAAATATCTTGTTCAAAGTAGTGCAATCACTCCCAATGTTCTTGATGCAATGGATCCTATGTGCTATGTCCTAAGTAGTGAATTGTTCCATGTTGAGATATATTTTTCATTCAGTTAGACACTAGTCCAAGTTTAGGTTGGTCAAGTATCAAAGGTCGCTAGATGTAGGTTACGTTAAGTTCATAACCGAGTTATCTTATTTCTGCTTGTATTTTCATGGAACTGGTATTTTTCCTTGTCATGCTATTACCAATGGCTTGGTAGTGACGTTGTTGAATTCTAATTCTGAATTATACAGTTCAAAACAGTATTCTCTTCATTCAAGGATGTCAAAGTCATCCAATTCTCGTCAATGCAAGGTGCCTTTTATAGTTTCACCGATAAGGCAAGTCTTTTCATCAAGCTGCAGCTTCCCATCTTCCattattttttactttgtttttacaCATTTGGGTTGCCATTGACTAATATGTTTAATGTTTTATGTAAACTCAGACAAGAGAGGAGAAATTCACGAATCGTATGAAGAGGTATGTAGGTATATGGTGCTGTGTAGAAAACCACACTCCTGGACATATATATTACGACATGTATTGGGATGAGAAACCAGGTTGGAAACCTGCCCCACCCCAAACCCCAGAGGAGGATCACCCGCCTTTCTAAGGCGCTCCCCCAACCAAGCATTTGGAGTATCATCATTTTTTTAGTCTAAATATTGCCAAGTTTTGGGAGACAGAAAAAGAGATGCAGAAACAGATAAATGTGTTGAAAGTTAGTCTGGTCTCATTCCTAACACAGTCGGAAACTAGAAATGAAGTGTATTCATATTTGGATATGGGATGAGGTTGTATTGACACTAACTATTCAGAAGAAAAATGTCTGAAATCTGACATAAACCCTTACATGTGTACCCATAGGTCCAAAAATTTTGACTGTGTTTTGCCTTTCTCCAATACAAATAAGGGGGTAAAAGGAGAAATGAAGCTAATCATTTGAAGAAAGTTATAGTGCATACTGAAGGACCTTTCATGTCCGGCTTACTACTTGTTTTataagatgattttttttttttaaacttaacatGTATTTCTTTTATTGTAAAAGTCTTGGCTTTGTTACTTGATTATTATTGCTATTTACTTAAAGCTGATGCAATGTTCAATATCTTTGGAATGGTAATCAATGAATGAATAGCTGAAAATAGGGTGCGGAAAGACCGAGTATTCCAGCAAGAGCTTCTGATTTTTGAAGTATATACCAGGAGAGCGTCTCCAAACCTGTTTTTGCCTAGTAGGGAACTAAATCTGGATATGGAAAAAATTCGATAAAACATTCAACCCGTACGAATTGACTGAAGAATAATTTTTTGATAAAAGTGATAcactttattactttttttttaaacccAAAAAGATAGGTCAACACCAACTCGTGTTAGGATTCAGGTAATTTCGGTTTTTATCTATTTGAAACGGTTCGAGCTATTTTTGGTTCTATATCACCCGTTGAGCTTTTGACTTCCAATTTTCGATTAGTTTAATCCGTCATTCCAATCCAATTTTAACGCCACCATttcaactcaaaaaaaaaaaaaaatcaaccatgAGTTTGGATAgcgaattttaaatttatgaataaaaaaattacaccGTAAAAATTTGATGCTATCATCTTCTCCTAAAAAAATCCTAAATATTTTGCGCGAAGTCATttacttctttttgtttttaCCTAGTGGCAGTGTTAGCCTCTAGGCTAGCTATCGCTCACCTTTTTCTCCTGCTCATtaaccctttttttctttctttttcccattCACTCCATGCGTCTTCTATCTTTCCAGTTTGCAAatctattttgtgggtatctttATTATCTTTACAAGTTGTGATGGATAGAAGACGGTGCCTAACATCGTTAAAACATCACCGGCACCGACAGTTTCTTTTGGAAAGTGGGTAGCTTATCATTGActtcttaatctgtttctgttttgagagtttcataataataaatgattttatgaGTTGGTTTAGGCCCGTGTTATCTTAAGTTttgtatgttttttatttatttttccattgtttaataagtttcACTTTTAGAAGCTTTTGTCTACTCTTGTAGTATGTTTTTTGGACTTGTTTAAGCATGTAATCTTACTTTTGCAAGGAATTTTAGGGTTGGTTTTGACGTTATCCCCTCTAATTTGGTGGATGCTCAGTTCTTTTGCCCATTTATGCCCATCGCTTTGGACCATTCGGGGTTGATTTCCTTAttgtattaagtgcttgcaatcacttcTGATATGTTGCACTTGAGTTGTGACAGAGCCGATTGTCAATGTACCATAATATTCTATTGATGCTGAAGCTAAAGcttttgttgtgttgatggagctTTTTTTTTTGCACGAACAATAGGTGTTTGTTATTCTTTTCCTCGAATTGTATGGTCTtattcattgaatgaattaatgaatttctcttcaaaaaaaattaaatttacgaAGAAAATTTAAGGTATTGATATTTCATGAAatggaaaataattataaaagaataatagttgtattaaaagttttaaaaatacatattcaATATGTGTATCATTAGATTCGTAaagataatattaatattatgattATTTGGAAAACCACATCTAATATTGTTATACTTCCTCCTAACTTAGACACGTGTCATCATGACAGGCTACTTGAGAAACCCCCGCAACCAACTTCTTGTCTCTACTTGAACGCCTTAGTGACTAGCCCTGCCAGATTCCTACTCTCTGATTCAACCCTTAGTCTCAACAAAGGATGTAGATTACCCGCTTTATTCTGAAATACCTGAACCTCCCTTTTTAGGGATAGTTTGCCTACTTGACGAGCATCCTTTCCAAGCATCCACTTTTTAGGTGTGAACACTCTTCAAGTGTGAACACACTCCTGAAGACCATCGAGTCCCACTTGAGCATAACAACCTTGTATTGCCATAACAGAATGGGTCTTATGGTGTATGTCCTACACATACTCCCTAATGGCAACCCCTTTACGACGACCTGCCATGTCACACTAGCAAACAATAGGACCTCTCTTATAAACTTCAAGTCATCATCCAACCTAGCTACTCTAAATATTTCCACAAATGTCATCACATGTTCACAAGCATCACTGGTCTTCCCGTTGAATAGCTTGAACTTTGGACTAGTGAAGTCCTTGGGATATGACTTTGCAGTTACCCTAGTTGGATATGGTAGTTTGAGATCAAACTCAAAAAAGCCCAAGCTCTTATTCTTCTCCTCAAGTAACCTCTAAAGGTCCTCCTTTTTTACATACCCCTAAGAAGTAGTCTCAAAAGCAATCACAATAGAGGCATCAGTAACACTAGTAGAAGAACCAGGAATAGTGGGAGCAATTCCAGTGATAATGATAGAAGAATTAACAATATTGGTGTTGGTGTTTCAGGATGAAAAAGAACCAATAAGTGTATTGTCTCCGTTATTGGTATCATGTCTGGAAAATTTATTCCATTAGAAGTATTCACACTTCCACTCATAGGCTATATTTGTAGAGCTAAAGAAGAATATGCAAGCTCGAAAATGGTTTTCATCACTTGCCTATTGTTCTCTTCCAAGGTTTGCATCCTCTCCTGAGAGGCTTGAATCGTGTCCATCAGTTCTTTGATGTAGGCACAAACAATAGTGCATTGGTTTCCAATAgtggtatttatgtttttttttggtaaaagatGTATTGAAAAAATTTACCTAATGCAATCACTCATCCCCAATGGAATCTCCAAAATGTAAAAGGTTCTTTGATGGAGAGAGAAGCAGTGCAAACAAGTGatcaaaatttacaaaaagaAGGTGAAGAGGAAAACTGAAGCAAATCCAATAACACTAAGCGCAATAGTAGATGGTGGTTAGTAAGGTGAAAAAAGGGAAATGTGGCTAATGAtaaggctaaacaaagaaaacaagTTAAGAGAATTTTTTAGTAAGCTTTGAGAGTTAGAATTCCAAAGTGTCAAAAGTCATTTCACTAGTTGTGAAAGGCTCTTATTTATAGCGTTTCAAGAATATGAGTTACAAAGTTGGTAATTAATTAGAGTAATGATAGATATTTTTCAAGTACAATTGCATTAATAGTTCTTTTTATTATGAAAGAATTTTGTAGGTgatattaaatagtgaataaggATTTAATATGCTTCTGCAAGAAAGGAGAAGAACTTAGTGTTATGGAAAAGGTTTTTAACTATCTCCATAGATCCACTAAGCCAAACTCTCTGAAATGTCTTGAGAGTAAAGACAACCCAAGAACTGTGTCATATTCAGGGGTTATTATAACACCCGTAACTTGTTTTCATtcccagaatagggttacgaagtattaccatacaaaacaaaacattttataaccaatagtaattaattttttttctcaatttaagttaataaatacATGAGAAATTCAAAATGGAATAATCATGCATTTACATGCCTTAAATTGAGCCTACAtagccttaaaaatagttttgaAGCAACCAGtgaccaaatcaaaataaatcaGAGCATTTTCGGATAaactaaaaaatttcatttacaggggccacacagtcgtgtggctccaacacgaccgtgtggttataccacacactcgtgtgtccaACCGTGTACTCACCCGTGTAACTAACTAACTTAGCTCACATTCCCCTATGACTTACCGACTTGGTTCATACGCTTATTTGGGTTACTCAAGTGTGACACACTGTCGTGTGACAGCCTGTGTCCCAAGCCATGTGTGTCCAAAAATGACCAAGTTCATGTTATTTCTTCACCTAAAAACATAGGTACCTAAACAAATTTATAATACATGTTCAcaagtttataaacacatattttaacaaccaaaacatgctattttCAATCACCTAGCACCATACCAAGTATCATATACCAAACACATTTTAATGCTCATGTTACTAATTATCAAAACAATCATCTATAAGCCATAACATGCACCAAACTAACCCATTTCAAACACAGCATACCAACTTAATATGACATTTACCATTTCATAGTCTCATACTCAAATTTACCTAAATTTTAACAACCATAGCCTACCATTCTATTATCAAGTACCAAACATCACACATAGCCATGAAATATAGCATTATAACAATTagccctattacatgccatataagccaaatgtttacaaaatctaccaaaagagTCCTCGGGATAGTGTAATTCTGTGAATTGATCTGATCTCCTGATCAAAAAATGTAATCTACAAAAATAAAGATAAGACACGAATAAGCTtacttgaagcttagtaagttcgctaaattaacaataaatcttaccaaattaacACAACAAACCAATTTGTAGATTTAAAAATGAAGTTCCTGTCAAACACTGCTCACAATA contains:
- the LOC107929451 gene encoding arabinosyltransferase XEG113 isoform X1, with the protein product MGGWRNAVQEAAASKPLFLTIYTTIIVGIVATSFYVFSAIYSPSASTSTQSISTSWLSSPPLSQNGGSNFSNNISLPTDKASQPGSNQLKTIWQAPPSNSKMPPLESFKLTKELVGERAKDNVIIVTFGNFAFMDFILTWVKHLTDLDVSNLLVGAMDTKLLEALYWKGVPVFDMGSHMSTIDVGWGSPTFHKMGREKVLLINAILPFGYELLMCDTDMVWLKDPLPYLAQYPDADILTSSDQVVPTVVDDRLADWKQVGAAYNIGIFHWRPTEPAIKLAKEWKDMLLADDKIWDQNGFNELARKQTGPAIDDDSGLFYAFDGTLKLGILPESIFCSGHTYFVQAMYEQLRLEPYALHTTFQYGGTEGKRHRLREAMVFYDPPEYYDAPGGFLSFKPSIPKSLLLDGEHNLESHFSLINYQMKQIRSALAIASLLNRTLVMPPLWCRLDRLWFSHPGVLEGSMTRQPFLCPLDHVFEVNVMLKDLPQEEFGPAINIREYSFLNNPLLPQQVKESWLDVQLCQEGTEDCHASSNTSRPGLLRFPKNSTEEMFKTVFSSFKDVKVIQFSSMQGAFYSFTDKTREEKFTNRMKRYVGIWCCVENHTPGHIYYDMYWDEKPGWKPAPPQTPEEDHPPF
- the LOC107929451 gene encoding arabinosyltransferase XEG113 isoform X2 — translated: MGGWRNAVQEAAASKPLFLTIYTTIIVGIVATSFYVFSAIYSPSASTSTQSISTSWLSSPPLSQNKASQPGSNQLKTIWQAPPSNSKMPPLESFKLTKELVGERAKDNVIIVTFGNFAFMDFILTWVKHLTDLDVSNLLVGAMDTKLLEALYWKGVPVFDMGSHMSTIDVGWGSPTFHKMGREKVLLINAILPFGYELLMCDTDMVWLKDPLPYLAQYPDADILTSSDQVVPTVVDDRLADWKQVGAAYNIGIFHWRPTEPAIKLAKEWKDMLLADDKIWDQNGFNELARKQTGPAIDDDSGLFYAFDGTLKLGILPESIFCSGHTYFVQAMYEQLRLEPYALHTTFQYGGTEGKRHRLREAMVFYDPPEYYDAPGGFLSFKPSIPKSLLLDGEHNLESHFSLINYQMKQIRSALAIASLLNRTLVMPPLWCRLDRLWFSHPGVLEGSMTRQPFLCPLDHVFEVNVMLKDLPQEEFGPAINIREYSFLNNPLLPQQVKESWLDVQLCQEGTEDCHASSNTSRPGLLRFPKNSTEEMFKTVFSSFKDVKVIQFSSMQGAFYSFTDKTREEKFTNRMKRYVGIWCCVENHTPGHIYYDMYWDEKPGWKPAPPQTPEEDHPPF